From a region of the Salvelinus alpinus chromosome 2, SLU_Salpinus.1, whole genome shotgun sequence genome:
- the tpgs2 gene encoding tubulin polyglutamylase complex subunit 2 gives MEETKEGLTCKGVAERLTLGITRVLESMPGVMDVRFVEREPAEKRCLLSWEQKNTCVLPEDLRDFYLTTDGFTLTWSAKLENESVPLGCMVLNGVANLRPLCQSSSVFSLPNAPSLADLDWDEEQVEESECGPAEPHFDSRSRIFELDPCSGNGKVCLVYKDCTKGVVAQKCEVWFLDRSLYWHYLTPSFTAYYRLMITNLGLPEWQNAFTPYGPSPQAKQWASLYQPLSFHCEPSMADLAGEPPVNKLDPSKAFRGKAKLPAPKKKQSAQGGVGGTTKGQGSSGRHSGGRR, from the exons ATGGAGGAGACAAAGGAAGGTTTAACATGTAAAGGGGTCGCTGAAAGGCTGACACTCGGCATTACCAGAGTACTTG AGAGTATGCCCGGGGTGATGGACGTGCGTTTTGTAGAGAGGGAGCCTGCAGAGAAGCGATGCCTGCTGTCATGGGAACAG AAAAATACCTGTGTTCTGCCCGAGGACCTCCGAGACTTTTATCTCACAACGGATGGTTTCACCCTTACCTGGAGTGCCAAACTCGAga ATGAATCTGTGCCTTTAGGATGCATGGTGCTCAACGGTGTGGCCAACCTGCGTCCTCTTTGCCAGTCATCGTCAGTGTTCTCCCTCCCCAACGCACCCTCACTGGCTGACCTGGACTGGGACGAAGAACAAGTTGAAG AGTCAGAGTGTGGGCCGGCGGAGCCCCATTTTGATTCCAGGAGCCGTATCTTTGAGCTGGACCCCTGCAGTGGGAATGGCAAAGTCTGCCTGGTCTACAAAGACTGCACAAAAG GTGTGGTGGCCCAGAAGTGTGAGGTGTGGTTCCTGGATCGCTCTCTGTACTGGCACTACCTAACGCCCAGCTTCACTGCCTACTACCGCCTGATGATCACCAACTTAGGCCTGCCAGAGTGGCAGAACGCCTTCACCCCCTACGGCCCCAGTCCCCAGGCCAAG CAGTGGGCGTCTCTCTACCAGCCCCTGAGTTTCCACTGTGAGCCCAGTATGGCCGACCTCGCCGGAGAGCCGCCTGTCAACAAGTTGGACCCCAGCAAAGCCTTCCGGGGCAAAGCAAAGCTGCCCGCCCCGAAGAAGAAACAGTCGGCccagggaggggtggggggcactACCAAGGGGCAAGGGAGCTCGGGGAGGCATAGTGGGGGCAGGCGATAA
- the aqp7 gene encoding aquaporin-7, whose translation MHAMEQGSVQEHGRSRKLSKIWVINEHVRVGLAETLSTYVMMVFGLGSVAQVVTGRGVFGEYLSVNLGFGLGVAMGVHIGGRVSGAHMNAAVSFSMCLFGRLGWRMLPVYILSQLIGSFLAAGTIYSLYYDAIYHYCGGNLTVSGPKATAGIFATYPATYLSLHAGFLDQVIGTAMLLLCLMALSDQRNQPAPSGGEPIAVGLLVLLIGVSLGSNSGYAINPSRDLGPRIFTAIAGWGPEVFRAGNGWWWVPVLAPMVGGVTGASIYKVFVELHHPSPCEHRREIEDEAEEEAAPLDMQKTLSPEVCV comes from the exons ATGCATGCGATGGAGCAGGGGAGCGTTCAAGAGCATGGAAGAAGTAGAAAACTGTCCAAGATCTGGGTGATAAATGAACATGTTCGAGTGGGACTCGCAGAAACCCTCAGCACCTATGTCATGATG GTGTTTGGCTTGGGCTCTGTGGCACAGGTCGTGACTGGACGGGGTGTATTCGGAGAGTACCTTAGTGTCAACCTGGGTTTCGGCCTGGGCGTGGCTATGGGAGTGCATATTGGCGGGAGGGTCTCAG GGGCCCATATGAACGCAGCAGTATCATTCTCCATGTGTCTTTTTGGTCGTTTGGGTTGGAGGATGCTTCCAGTCTATATCCTCAGTCAGCTGATAGGCTCCTTCTTGGCTGCTGGGACCATATATTCCCTTTACTATG ATGCCATATACCACTACTGTGGAGGGAATCTGACTGTGTCTGGCCCTAAGGCTACAGCTGGGATCTTTGCTACCTACCCAGCAACCTACCTCTCACTTCATGCTGGATTCTTAGACCAG gtgatcGGTACGGCCATGTTGTTGCTGTGCCTCATGGCTCTGTCTGACCAAAGGAACCAGCCTGCTCCATCGGGGGGTGAGCCCATCGCTGTGGGCCTGTTGGTACTGCTCATAGGAGTCTCTCTGGGGAGCAACAGCGGATACGCAATCAACCCTAGCCGTGACCTGGGACCTCGAATCTTCACCGCTATAGCAGGCTGGGGGCCAGAGGTGTTCCG GGCAGGTAACGGCTGGTGGTGGGTACCTGTACTTGCCCCCATGGTGGGAGGAGTCACAGGGGCTTCCATCTACAAGGTCTTTGTGGAACTGCACCACCCCTCTCCCTGTGAACACAGGAGGGAAATAGAGGACGAGGCAGAGGAGGAAGCTGCCCCTCTGGATATGCAGAAAACCCTCAgcccagaggtgtgtgtgtga